A section of the Microbulbifer pacificus genome encodes:
- a CDS encoding GNAT family N-acetyltransferase has protein sequence MESDVSTELEPSSSTAAISKEHRRSTAATTTPRIAVTPEGARDLMQLWEQSEDRRTHAPRPANASHDFFLPYIAANDCYLSPHVALWESAGEPTGILIARMAIARPKRTIGPLSVPMPQLKTLEVIHGGLEANDEMTALLQLDYIRDFLASGDVDAVSIHHLPCESETGKLISATFSGPGGCTPVITDHWFTELTDASGKPVVTNTAKNLRNFRRQDRKFEAVFEGKLQIREMNTEKDVIPFIVAATAISQHTYQGSLGIGVRNDKRWHTNLNILAANGQLRGYLLQADDVIVAYAVGGTCRNTFNYLATSFLPEYRELAPGAYLMRRIMERMPDEGVCWFDFGFGNATYKERTGSLCRKEATYYLYGKSRAAWIARRLDGVVQGANRGLRKILTSTNMLDRARRLWRRALERVKQ, from the coding sequence ATGGAATCGGATGTCAGTACCGAACTGGAACCATCCAGCAGCACTGCGGCCATTAGCAAAGAACACCGCAGATCCACTGCTGCGACCACGACCCCGCGGATCGCGGTCACCCCGGAAGGAGCGCGCGACCTGATGCAACTATGGGAGCAGAGTGAGGACAGGCGCACCCATGCGCCCCGGCCAGCCAATGCATCCCACGACTTTTTCCTGCCATATATCGCGGCCAACGACTGCTACCTGTCGCCACACGTTGCACTGTGGGAGTCCGCCGGGGAACCCACCGGTATCCTTATCGCGCGCATGGCGATCGCGCGCCCCAAGCGCACAATAGGTCCGCTGTCGGTGCCAATGCCGCAACTGAAAACACTGGAAGTCATCCACGGCGGACTTGAAGCCAATGACGAGATGACCGCATTGTTACAGCTCGACTATATTCGCGACTTCCTCGCCAGTGGCGATGTCGATGCCGTATCCATCCACCACCTACCATGTGAAAGTGAAACCGGAAAACTGATTTCCGCTACATTTTCCGGACCTGGTGGTTGCACCCCAGTCATTACCGACCACTGGTTTACCGAGCTTACCGACGCCAGTGGCAAACCCGTAGTAACGAATACCGCCAAGAATCTGCGCAATTTTCGTCGTCAGGATCGAAAATTCGAGGCAGTGTTTGAGGGAAAACTCCAAATCCGCGAAATGAACACAGAAAAAGATGTCATTCCGTTCATTGTCGCCGCCACAGCGATCAGCCAGCATACTTACCAGGGTAGTTTGGGGATAGGCGTACGCAACGATAAACGCTGGCACACAAACCTCAACATCCTCGCCGCAAACGGCCAGTTGCGCGGTTACCTGCTGCAAGCCGACGATGTCATCGTCGCTTACGCTGTTGGGGGCACGTGCCGCAACACCTTTAATTACCTCGCCACTTCTTTTTTGCCAGAGTACCGCGAACTCGCACCAGGTGCTTATCTGATGCGACGAATCATGGAGAGAATGCCGGATGAAGGAGTTTGCTGGTTCGACTTCGGCTTTGGTAATGCCACCTACAAGGAGCGAACCGGCAGCCTGTGCAGGAAAGAGGCTACGTACTACCTCTATGGAAAATCGCGCGCCGCATGGATCGCGCGACGCCTGGACGGAGTGGTGCAAGGGGCAAATCGTGGGTTGCGCAAAATCCTGACCAGTACCAATATGCTGGATAGAGCCCGGAGACTATGGCGGCGCGCACTCGAGCGGGTCAAACAATAA
- a CDS encoding glycosyltransferase, with product MREEALPAVIIPAHNEAKTIRKLLQAIYPGVVLGNYTVSVVCNGCTDHTAAVVRDEFPQVRCLDIVRAGKTNALNEAEALGLGFPRIYVDADVLISESSLQLLIERCKGTKEPLVVAPRGTLDAAQSDFLVRTYYQAWKKTRFYTEFGYGSGVYGLNRAARETFTKFPDIISDDGYIRALFSYRNIAVCEQARSRVSTPGNIWDLLKIKTRSKLGKLQLSRQRECHTPKERGTSAFTRKLSLSELLVYYAINAFAYFNALRFQRRVSSYRWHRDESSRQAS from the coding sequence ATGCGAGAGGAAGCACTACCGGCGGTGATCATCCCCGCGCACAATGAAGCAAAGACTATCCGCAAGTTACTGCAGGCGATATATCCTGGTGTAGTTCTTGGAAACTATACGGTATCCGTTGTCTGCAACGGATGTACAGACCATACCGCGGCGGTGGTTCGGGACGAATTTCCTCAGGTGCGATGTCTGGATATTGTGCGTGCCGGAAAGACAAATGCACTCAATGAAGCCGAGGCTCTGGGGCTTGGCTTCCCGAGGATTTATGTAGATGCCGACGTCCTTATCAGTGAATCTTCATTACAACTTTTGATTGAACGCTGCAAGGGGACAAAAGAACCTTTGGTGGTGGCTCCGCGCGGCACTTTGGATGCCGCGCAGAGTGATTTCCTGGTTAGGACCTATTATCAGGCGTGGAAGAAAACCCGTTTTTACACCGAATTTGGCTACGGTTCCGGGGTCTATGGGCTTAACCGCGCCGCGCGCGAAACGTTTACAAAGTTTCCAGATATTATTTCCGACGACGGTTATATTCGTGCGTTGTTCTCTTATCGGAATATTGCGGTGTGCGAACAGGCGCGCAGTCGCGTCAGTACACCGGGAAATATTTGGGATTTACTGAAAATAAAAACCCGCAGCAAGTTAGGCAAGCTGCAGTTATCTCGCCAGCGCGAATGTCACACTCCGAAAGAGCGTGGAACTTCGGCATTTACCCGCAAACTCTCACTGAGCGAGTTGCTGGTGTATTACGCGATAAACGCGTTTGCTTACTTCAATGCACTGCGCTTCCAGCGCCGGGTTTCCAGCTATCGCTGGCACAGGGACGAGTCCAGTCGCCAGGCGTCGTGA
- a CDS encoding glycosyltransferase family 2 protein gives MSNSTQLNIVIVCYNCGGEILRLLDDIVDGDLALDTIEFFVVDNASQDDSRAQLRGLSLPKINLIESEKNLGFAAGCNLGVKAIANSAPILFLNPDVRLQHDSLSNLLEFSRENPHCGIWGGATCNALGEFDGKSAWREPSLVDLLCWSLGGDILLRKLLGRTSGGYSPGSLSKSGDVDAVSGCFLLIDQTLFHQLDGFDEDFFLYSEEIDLCRRGRLLGARPRVTERALIMHAGSQTLSGINKLNHLYRSKLRYFRKHGAEQQVVVARALIALGSWLRFLAFSTLALAGKQYETQRELWGEFLISQRQWTN, from the coding sequence ATGTCGAATTCAACCCAGCTCAACATTGTGATTGTTTGCTACAACTGCGGTGGGGAGATACTTCGGTTACTAGACGATATTGTCGACGGCGATCTTGCCCTCGATACGATTGAGTTCTTTGTTGTGGATAACGCCTCACAAGACGACTCGCGTGCACAGTTGCGAGGGCTGTCATTGCCGAAGATTAACCTGATCGAATCTGAGAAAAATCTCGGATTTGCCGCCGGATGTAACCTGGGAGTGAAGGCGATCGCCAATTCCGCGCCGATTCTCTTCCTCAACCCGGATGTGCGATTGCAGCACGATAGCCTGAGTAACCTTTTGGAATTTTCCAGAGAAAATCCACACTGTGGCATCTGGGGCGGCGCTACCTGTAACGCGCTCGGTGAGTTTGACGGAAAGTCAGCCTGGCGTGAGCCATCACTGGTGGATCTGCTGTGCTGGAGTTTGGGTGGCGATATTTTGCTCAGAAAACTGCTAGGACGCACCAGTGGTGGTTATTCCCCGGGATCACTGAGTAAATCTGGTGATGTGGACGCGGTGTCGGGATGCTTCCTGTTGATCGACCAGACCCTATTTCATCAGCTCGACGGTTTTGATGAAGACTTCTTTCTGTATTCCGAGGAAATCGATCTATGTCGTCGCGGGCGTTTGTTGGGGGCGCGACCGAGGGTGACGGAGCGCGCACTGATTATGCATGCCGGCAGCCAGACCCTGTCGGGTATCAACAAGCTGAACCATCTCTATCGCTCCAAGTTGCGCTATTTCCGCAAACACGGCGCCGAACAGCAGGTTGTGGTGGCCCGGGCGTTGATCGCACTGGGAAGCTGGTTGCGCTTTCTGGCATTCTCTACGCTTGCTCTGGCCGGCAAACAGTATGAAACACAGAGGGAGTTGTGGGGGGAATTTCTGATCAGTCAGCGGCAGTGGACGAACTGA
- a CDS encoding oligosaccharide flippase family protein — MSVRNKIVKGASVLAASQVLVALCSLLRNIIIARHIGSEETGIGTTFALTITLVEMTSNLALDRVLVQDDEGGSDAMLASAHLMQFFKGVILALILLLTAAPVANLFDLPHLVHGFQLMALVPLLHGLMHFDLVVRQRQLDFLPTALFDILPELLTLLAAFLASLLFDDYRLMLTVIILQTILAVSASHILARRPYRWTVNKDLARRKLHFGWPLLINGFLMFGIFQGDRVIIASLFDKHTLGWYSVAFSLCMLPTMIFAKLSAILLMPILSRNRENFELFGRCSSMALTACASFGLLMVCGFTLAGPALLQLSYGSEFMQATSVIGLLSVMQALRVLRIAPSIIANSQGHTENAMIANIFRSFSLPLAVYFATAGYSVQVIAACGIAGELVALAVSVIITPLAHGKRAFVGRLLLLFGTAAGAAIAVTLLAGDAQQPTTTVGVLLQLLYGAGGALILAGLLALTDAQLREECRNLLRRFNAAERNQSLAGNDT; from the coding sequence TTGTCTGTCCGAAATAAAATCGTAAAAGGCGCTTCCGTACTCGCTGCGAGCCAGGTACTTGTAGCCCTGTGTTCATTGCTGCGAAACATCATCATTGCCCGCCATATAGGTAGCGAAGAAACTGGTATTGGCACCACGTTTGCTCTGACGATTACGCTGGTGGAAATGACCAGTAACCTGGCGCTCGATCGTGTTCTGGTACAGGACGATGAAGGTGGCAGTGATGCCATGCTCGCATCGGCCCACCTGATGCAATTCTTCAAGGGAGTCATCCTGGCACTCATACTGCTGCTGACAGCCGCGCCGGTAGCAAACCTCTTCGACCTACCGCATCTGGTCCACGGTTTTCAGTTGATGGCACTGGTTCCCCTGTTGCACGGTTTGATGCATTTTGATCTGGTGGTGCGCCAGCGACAGCTGGATTTTTTGCCAACCGCATTGTTTGACATCTTGCCGGAATTGCTGACGCTGCTGGCGGCATTCCTGGCCTCACTGCTGTTCGACGACTACCGGCTGATGCTGACGGTTATTATTCTGCAGACGATACTAGCTGTGTCGGCATCACACATTTTGGCGCGCCGACCCTACCGCTGGACGGTCAACAAGGATCTGGCACGACGCAAACTGCATTTTGGTTGGCCATTGCTCATCAACGGATTTCTGATGTTTGGTATTTTTCAGGGAGACAGGGTGATCATCGCCTCGCTCTTTGATAAGCACACCCTCGGCTGGTACAGCGTGGCTTTCTCCCTTTGCATGCTGCCGACGATGATTTTTGCGAAACTCAGCGCGATATTGCTGATGCCAATACTGTCGCGCAATCGGGAAAATTTCGAGCTATTCGGGCGCTGTTCGTCTATGGCGCTCACTGCCTGCGCCTCCTTTGGGCTACTGATGGTTTGCGGTTTCACGCTGGCGGGGCCAGCGCTGCTCCAGTTAAGCTATGGTAGTGAATTTATGCAGGCAACCAGCGTGATCGGCCTACTGAGTGTCATGCAGGCATTGCGCGTTTTACGTATCGCCCCCTCGATCATTGCCAATAGCCAGGGACATACGGAAAACGCGATGATCGCGAATATCTTTCGCAGTTTTTCCCTGCCGCTCGCGGTGTATTTTGCGACAGCCGGTTATTCCGTTCAGGTTATCGCGGCCTGTGGGATAGCCGGTGAGCTAGTCGCGCTCGCGGTATCGGTAATTATCACCCCACTCGCCCACGGTAAACGCGCGTTTGTTGGCCGCCTGCTATTGCTGTTCGGCACTGCTGCGGGCGCCGCCATAGCAGTCACCTTGCTCGCTGGTGACGCACAGCAACCGACCACTACTGTCGGTGTACTACTACAACTATTGTACGGTGCAGGCGGCGCACTGATCCTCGCAGGCCTGCTCGCCCTGACAGATGCCCAACTGCGCGAAGAATGCCGGAATCTATTGCGCCGGTTTAACGCCGCCGAGCGCAACCAGTCACTGGCAGGCAATGATACATAA
- a CDS encoding undecaprenyl-phosphate glucose phosphotransferase, giving the protein MVVQQGWIRTHQSDLAAVYRLLDGALILGALMICTFCAGQELSKDWLIAGLTAVVLFAFIGESLELYRSWRTDSFRNMLSTTALAWSLVCLLLLLMAYFAARGSTYSRLIVGSWFCLTLICLALWRYALRRALTYLRIHDHNTRAAAILGFNEAALKLARELQQNPQLGIRLNGIYRLPGDDSNADGISLKHNALLAGELEQALEAARRGKLDLIYIALPISEAKHIGQLLSALADTTATVFLLPDIFGSNLLRTRWQHIGGSVVLSIYDSPIQGINSWLKRLEDLAVSTLALVLLSPLMLLIALGVKITSPGPIFFKQRRYGLNGLTIDVWKFRSMTCTEDGTNIRQASRDDARVTPFGRFLRCTSLDELPQLFNVLGGSMSIVGPRPHAIAHNEQYRSIVSGYMLRHKVKPGITGWAQINGWRGETDTLEKMHKRIEHDLDYIRNWSILLDIYILCLTVVRGFVGKNAY; this is encoded by the coding sequence ATGGTTGTGCAGCAGGGATGGATTCGCACGCATCAAAGTGATCTGGCGGCGGTTTATCGACTTTTGGATGGCGCGTTGATTTTGGGGGCACTGATGATCTGCACTTTCTGTGCAGGTCAGGAGCTCAGTAAAGATTGGTTGATCGCGGGCCTCACCGCGGTAGTGCTGTTTGCATTTATTGGAGAGTCGTTAGAGCTGTACCGCTCATGGCGCACCGACAGCTTCCGGAATATGCTTTCGACCACCGCACTCGCATGGTCTCTGGTGTGCCTCTTACTGTTACTGATGGCCTACTTTGCCGCCCGGGGTTCAACCTACTCCCGCCTGATAGTTGGCAGCTGGTTTTGCCTGACGCTAATCTGCCTGGCACTCTGGCGTTATGCCCTGCGCCGTGCACTGACCTATTTACGAATTCACGATCACAATACCCGCGCCGCGGCTATCCTTGGCTTCAATGAAGCGGCTCTGAAACTGGCCCGGGAACTCCAACAGAACCCGCAGCTCGGCATTCGACTGAACGGGATTTATCGCCTGCCAGGTGACGATAGTAATGCTGACGGGATTTCCCTCAAGCACAACGCTCTATTGGCAGGCGAGCTGGAACAGGCACTCGAGGCGGCGCGTCGCGGCAAACTCGATTTGATCTATATTGCGCTGCCGATCAGTGAAGCCAAGCACATCGGACAATTGCTATCGGCGCTTGCGGACACCACCGCCACGGTATTTTTATTACCGGACATTTTTGGCAGTAACCTGTTGCGCACACGCTGGCAACATATCGGTGGCAGTGTCGTATTGAGTATTTACGACAGCCCGATTCAGGGAATCAACAGCTGGCTAAAAAGGCTGGAAGATCTGGCGGTGTCGACGCTTGCTCTGGTACTGCTAAGCCCTTTGATGCTACTGATTGCTCTTGGCGTAAAAATTACCAGTCCCGGTCCGATATTCTTCAAACAGCGGCGCTATGGGCTGAACGGCCTCACCATCGATGTCTGGAAATTTCGTTCCATGACATGCACCGAAGATGGAACCAATATTCGCCAAGCCAGCCGCGATGATGCCAGGGTTACTCCGTTCGGCCGCTTCCTGCGCTGCACATCGCTGGACGAACTACCACAGCTATTCAATGTGCTCGGCGGCAGCATGTCAATTGTCGGACCCAGACCACATGCCATTGCCCACAACGAACAATACCGGTCCATTGTCAGCGGCTACATGTTGCGTCACAAGGTCAAACCGGGCATTACCGGCTGGGCGCAAATCAACGGCTGGCGTGGAGAGACCGATACCCTCGAAAAAATGCACAAGCGGATCGAACACGACCTGGACTACATTCGCAACTGGTCAATTCTCCTCGATATATACATCCTATGCCTGACAGTGGTGCGCGGCTTCGTTGGAAAAAATGCATATTGA
- a CDS encoding polysaccharide biosynthesis/export family protein: MYKNNFRWPKILVALWLLTGAANLTTAEIPASVLEDQYQLGAGDIITIRVYGEEDLSVEVRLSDSGVINYPFLGEVKIAGLSASLVEKKIAAGLLNGYLVNPSVEVTIKQYRYFFVDGEVNTPGSYAFLPGLTINKAVAMASGFTPRASQRNIVIKRGQGEDQEIIDADLDTKLYPGDIITVKQSFF; this comes from the coding sequence ATGTACAAGAATAATTTCCGCTGGCCCAAAATCTTGGTGGCACTTTGGTTGCTGACTGGCGCAGCTAACCTAACGACCGCTGAAATTCCGGCATCGGTACTTGAGGATCAGTACCAATTAGGTGCCGGCGACATCATAACCATCCGCGTTTATGGCGAAGAAGACTTATCCGTGGAAGTGCGCTTGAGTGACAGCGGAGTAATCAACTACCCATTTCTGGGGGAAGTAAAGATTGCCGGACTCAGCGCATCACTGGTCGAAAAGAAAATTGCTGCCGGACTGTTAAACGGGTATCTGGTTAATCCGAGCGTGGAAGTAACCATCAAGCAATATCGCTATTTTTTTGTTGATGGAGAGGTAAACACACCAGGTAGTTATGCCTTCCTTCCTGGCCTCACCATCAACAAGGCGGTTGCAATGGCCAGCGGCTTTACGCCCCGCGCCTCCCAGAGAAACATCGTAATCAAGCGAGGCCAGGGAGAAGATCAGGAAATAATTGACGCAGATCTGGATACAAAGCTGTATCCGGGCGACATCATTACCGTTAAACAAAGCTTTTTTTAA
- a CDS encoding outer membrane beta-barrel protein, with amino-acid sequence MLKKPFSTAAKLSCVAFSALWLPAVAEPIKLGSGFLLSPAISMDTRYDDNITNAPEDGIDSFLLLTNPRIGLEYDRGTILYSLQYSLSYGDYLDSERDSFTDHSVTASADWEISNRHSLSAGAAYLNINQEFNDQVTEDLDSLIFERDRYHQSDLFITYGYGAEGARGHLELTLGATDRNYVDEIVARDRRTPYGSALLSLNLGGKTALLTRLEGRNIRYEDNLLTIPDRDNDEATLMLGIERNTEQLTALLMGGMVRKQFLNDGTPDYQRPRWIASFAWSPLETSRLTLTAERRPIDSAAGIANFVDATSGLVEWQHSWSEKISSNAFFRYTDAEYAGAELTENIRRWGMTLRYQFRPWLDFRTGVSALAKNASDEILSYERNQVFLGFDASY; translated from the coding sequence ATGCTAAAAAAACCCTTCTCTACCGCAGCCAAATTATCTTGTGTTGCATTCAGTGCACTTTGGTTACCCGCGGTGGCCGAGCCCATAAAACTGGGCTCCGGATTTTTACTGTCGCCCGCCATCAGTATGGATACGCGTTATGATGACAATATCACTAACGCACCTGAGGATGGCATCGACAGTTTCCTTCTCCTGACCAACCCGCGCATCGGTCTGGAATATGATCGCGGCACAATCCTTTACTCCCTACAATACTCGCTATCCTATGGCGATTACCTGGACAGCGAGCGCGACTCCTTCACAGACCATTCGGTGACTGCCAGTGCCGACTGGGAAATCAGCAACCGCCATAGCCTATCCGCCGGCGCGGCCTATCTGAATATTAACCAGGAATTCAATGATCAGGTCACGGAGGACCTCGATAGCCTGATCTTTGAACGTGACCGCTATCACCAGTCTGATCTGTTCATTACCTACGGCTATGGTGCCGAAGGTGCACGCGGTCACCTCGAACTCACGCTCGGTGCCACCGACCGTAACTACGTTGATGAAATTGTCGCGCGCGATCGTCGTACCCCCTATGGAAGCGCACTCCTTTCGTTAAACCTGGGTGGGAAAACTGCACTGCTCACCCGCCTGGAGGGTCGCAACATACGCTACGAAGACAACCTCCTGACCATTCCCGACCGTGATAATGATGAAGCCACCCTGATGCTCGGCATCGAGCGCAATACGGAACAGTTAACCGCACTATTGATGGGAGGAATGGTAAGAAAGCAGTTTCTAAATGATGGCACACCCGACTACCAACGGCCACGTTGGATCGCTTCTTTCGCCTGGAGCCCATTGGAAACAAGCAGGCTTACCCTCACCGCAGAGCGGCGCCCTATTGACTCCGCTGCGGGTATAGCAAACTTCGTCGATGCCACTTCCGGACTCGTTGAATGGCAACATTCCTGGAGTGAAAAAATAAGCAGCAACGCGTTTTTCCGTTACACCGATGCCGAGTACGCCGGTGCCGAGTTAACGGAAAATATACGTCGATGGGGAATGACGCTGCGTTACCAGTTTCGACCCTGGCTGGACTTCCGCACCGGTGTTTCCGCACTTGCGAAGAACGCCAGCGATGAAATTCTTTCCTATGAGCGCAATCAGGTTTTTCTCGGTTTTGATGCATCCTACTGA
- a CDS encoding thioredoxin family protein, translated as MRSLVLVFAFFISLSASAFNDKPYNQNYDPKRDPFDDFRMAQQDAQEDGKLILIILGGNWCGWCHRLSAFIKKNESLKMDLEETFVVMKINVSGENNNADFLSHLPEPKGYPYFVIVNNEGKVIGAQNTSGIEEGKSYSVAKFSGFIDKWKGAKR; from the coding sequence ATGAGGAGCTTGGTTTTGGTTTTCGCCTTTTTTATCAGCCTGAGCGCGTCGGCTTTCAATGACAAACCCTACAACCAGAACTACGACCCCAAAAGAGACCCGTTTGACGATTTCAGAATGGCACAACAAGACGCGCAAGAAGATGGGAAATTAATACTAATCATACTTGGAGGAAACTGGTGCGGCTGGTGCCATCGATTAAGCGCATTCATCAAGAAGAACGAATCGTTAAAAATGGATTTAGAGGAAACCTTTGTTGTCATGAAAATAAATGTCAGCGGGGAAAACAACAATGCGGATTTCCTGAGCCACCTTCCCGAACCAAAGGGTTATCCGTATTTTGTTATCGTCAATAATGAAGGCAAGGTTATTGGCGCGCAAAATACCAGTGGCATTGAGGAGGGAAAATCCTACTCTGTCGCAAAATTTTCTGGTTTTATCGATAAATGGAAAGGTGCCAAAAGGTAG
- a CDS encoding polysaccharide pyruvyl transferase family protein, protein MTSISLLGAAPDTGNLGVSALSHSVAFALRERIPNADLCIFDNGRGLRRSKLRIGDDEWFVRLCGLSNSRRVYRRESLAHMRLSQVFPQLLNNGVRTIAQSRAVLDISGGDSFTDLYGSRRFELISRPKQIVMRENRPLILLPQTYGPFREKKNRARAADIVRGCDSAWARDSRSFEILVDLLGSDFDAARHRCGVDVAFLLPKTRPEYIESPLQSWLEGTCGEVVGLNVSGLIYNGGQDAARQYGISADYAKSVLQLIERLLATSDVNILLVPHVKAPPTKCESDLRACRQLLERLGPHAGSRVRVLAGEYNEMEIKWIIGQLQWFCGTRMHSTIAALSSGVPCASIAYSDKTLGVFASCGQQAQVFDPRQMDTADLVDCVYQSFLERSDLRYPLQQKLPAVIARANSQMDEIAKMCLNT, encoded by the coding sequence GTGACGTCCATTTCTCTGCTAGGTGCGGCTCCCGATACAGGAAATCTGGGCGTCAGCGCGCTTTCGCATTCGGTCGCTTTTGCGCTTCGGGAGCGGATCCCGAATGCAGATTTGTGCATCTTTGACAACGGCCGTGGGCTGCGTCGCAGTAAATTGCGGATCGGTGATGACGAGTGGTTCGTTCGACTTTGCGGCTTGAGTAACAGTCGGCGCGTTTACCGCCGTGAAAGCCTTGCACACATGCGGCTAAGCCAGGTTTTTCCACAGCTTTTGAATAACGGCGTGCGCACGATTGCACAATCGCGCGCTGTACTCGATATCAGTGGTGGCGACAGTTTTACGGACCTGTATGGTTCCCGGCGCTTTGAATTGATCAGCAGGCCAAAGCAGATTGTCATGCGTGAAAATCGTCCTCTGATTTTGCTGCCGCAGACATACGGTCCCTTTCGCGAGAAAAAAAATCGTGCGCGTGCGGCGGATATCGTGCGGGGGTGCGATTCAGCATGGGCACGCGATTCACGCAGTTTCGAAATTCTGGTGGATCTTCTCGGCTCTGACTTTGACGCTGCCCGCCATCGCTGCGGCGTTGACGTCGCCTTTCTGCTGCCGAAGACCCGCCCGGAATATATTGAAAGTCCCCTGCAAAGCTGGCTGGAAGGTACCTGTGGTGAAGTCGTGGGCCTGAATGTAAGTGGCCTTATTTACAATGGCGGACAAGATGCCGCACGCCAATATGGCATTTCTGCAGACTATGCAAAATCCGTTTTGCAATTGATAGAGCGTTTGCTGGCAACTTCTGATGTAAATATTTTACTGGTTCCCCATGTAAAAGCTCCGCCAACAAAATGTGAGTCCGACTTGCGCGCTTGTCGTCAGCTGCTTGAACGGCTCGGTCCGCACGCTGGTAGTCGTGTGCGTGTGCTTGCGGGCGAATACAACGAAATGGAAATCAAATGGATTATCGGACAGTTGCAGTGGTTCTGCGGTACGCGTATGCACTCAACGATTGCCGCGCTCTCATCGGGTGTGCCGTGTGCATCGATAGCCTACAGTGACAAGACCCTAGGGGTGTTTGCAAGTTGTGGACAACAGGCACAGGTGTTTGATCCGCGCCAAATGGACACCGCGGATCTGGTGGATTGTGTCTATCAGTCATTTCTTGAACGCTCAGATTTGCGGTATCCGCTGCAACAGAAATTGCCCGCTGTCATCGCCAGGGCGAACTCCCAGATGGATGAAATTGCCAAGATGTGTCTCAACACATGA